The following coding sequences lie in one Streptomyces sp. NBC_00510 genomic window:
- a CDS encoding galactose mutarotase: MNRRTLIAGAALGAVAPAISGTSAWAAGRAGTAGQTADARHRPAGGSKVSKEHFGTLEDGTKVDIWTVSNGGITLKVLSYGGVVQTLELPDRRGRRVNVSLGFDDIAGYVANSPYFGALIGRYGNRIAGGKFTLDGHAYQLPVNDGPNSLHGGDRGFDKRVWEVEGFKAGSDAGLVLRYTSADGEMGYPGTLKVKVVYTLTADARWRIDYTATTDKATVVNLTNHTYFNLRGEGDGGIYDHEVQIAARRYTPVGSTLIPTGELAPVAGTPFDFRSAKTIGRDIRSAHQQILYGQGIDHNFVLDKGRTAAPEHIVTVTEPVSGRVMRIATTEPGVQFYTGNFLTGAFAGSSGRVYRQGDGFCLETQHFPDSPNHPSFPSTVLRPGQTYRSTTVHSFGTR; the protein is encoded by the coding sequence GTGAACAGACGTACATTGATCGCGGGCGCGGCGCTCGGGGCGGTCGCGCCCGCGATCAGCGGGACGAGCGCCTGGGCGGCCGGAAGGGCCGGCACGGCGGGGCAGACCGCCGACGCCCGGCACAGGCCCGCAGGCGGGAGCAAGGTGAGCAAGGAACACTTCGGGACCTTGGAGGACGGCACCAAGGTCGACATCTGGACGGTCAGCAACGGCGGGATCACGCTCAAGGTGCTCTCGTACGGCGGTGTCGTCCAGACCCTGGAGCTGCCCGACCGGCGCGGCCGCCGCGTCAACGTGTCCCTCGGATTCGACGACATCGCCGGCTACGTGGCGAACAGCCCGTACTTCGGCGCGTTGATCGGTCGCTACGGCAACCGCATCGCGGGCGGGAAGTTCACCCTGGACGGCCACGCCTACCAGCTGCCCGTCAACGACGGACCGAACAGCCTGCACGGCGGTGACCGGGGCTTCGACAAGCGGGTCTGGGAGGTCGAGGGCTTCAAGGCGGGCTCGGACGCCGGCCTGGTGCTGCGCTACACCAGCGCGGACGGCGAGATGGGCTACCCGGGCACGCTGAAGGTCAAGGTCGTCTACACCCTGACCGCCGACGCGCGGTGGCGGATCGACTACACCGCCACCACCGACAAGGCGACGGTCGTCAACCTCACCAACCACACGTACTTCAACCTGCGCGGCGAGGGCGACGGCGGCATCTACGACCACGAGGTCCAGATCGCCGCCCGCCGCTACACCCCGGTCGGCTCCACCCTGATCCCCACCGGTGAGCTGGCGCCCGTCGCGGGCACCCCGTTCGACTTCCGCTCGGCGAAGACGATCGGCCGCGACATCCGCTCCGCGCACCAGCAGATCCTGTACGGACAGGGCATCGACCACAACTTCGTGCTCGACAAGGGCCGCACCGCCGCGCCCGAGCACATCGTGACGGTCACCGAGCCCGTCTCCGGCCGGGTCATGCGGATCGCCACCACCGAGCCCGGTGTGCAGTTCTACACGGGCAACTTCCTGACCGGGGCGTTCGCCGGCTCCTCGGGCCGGGTCTACCGGCAGGGCGACGGCTTCTGCCTGGAGACCCAGCACTTCCCGGACTCCCCCAACCACCCCTCGTTCCCGTCGACGGTCCTGCGGCCGGGGCAGACCTACCGCTCCACCACCGTGCACTCCTTCGGCACCCGCTGA
- the gguB gene encoding sugar ABC transporter permease, translated as MGSPVKTDKTPPPPAGGAATAAEGGGAAAGAAGLLLQAARRNMRQYGMIIALVLIAALFQIWSGGILLKPQNVTNLIGQNSYILILAIGMMVVIIAGHIDLSVGSLAAFVSAAGAVMIIHHHVSWPLALVACLLIGAVAGAWQGYFIAYVGIPSFIVTLAGMLLFRGGTQIFLEGQSISPFPRGFQKIGNGFLPEVGPHTNYHNLTLLIGLVVIAIAVVQEIRDRRQQLAYDLDVLPRNFFLLKLLAIVACVVAFTMTLASYHGVPIVLLILAGLLIVFGFVMRNAVIGRHVYALGGNQAAAKLSGVKDKRVVFLVFVNMGVLAALAGVVYAARLNAGVPQAGINFELEAIAAAFIGGASATGGVGTVLGAIIGGLVLGVLNNGMSLVGIGTDYQQVIKGLVLLAAVGFDVWNKRKVGS; from the coding sequence ATGGGCAGCCCGGTGAAGACCGACAAGACTCCTCCGCCGCCCGCCGGGGGCGCGGCAACGGCCGCCGAGGGCGGCGGCGCGGCGGCCGGAGCCGCCGGCCTCCTGCTGCAGGCGGCCCGGCGCAACATGCGCCAGTACGGCATGATCATCGCGCTGGTGCTGATCGCGGCGCTGTTCCAGATATGGTCCGGCGGCATCCTGCTCAAACCGCAGAACGTCACCAACCTCATCGGCCAGAACAGCTACATCCTGATCCTGGCGATCGGCATGATGGTCGTGATCATCGCCGGTCACATCGACCTGTCCGTCGGCTCGCTCGCGGCCTTCGTCAGCGCGGCCGGCGCAGTGATGATCATCCACCACCACGTCTCGTGGCCGCTCGCCCTGGTCGCCTGCCTGCTCATCGGCGCGGTCGCCGGTGCCTGGCAGGGCTACTTCATCGCGTACGTCGGGATCCCGTCGTTCATCGTGACCCTGGCCGGCATGCTGCTCTTCCGCGGCGGCACCCAGATCTTCCTGGAGGGCCAGTCCATCTCGCCCTTCCCGCGCGGCTTCCAGAAGATCGGCAACGGCTTCCTGCCCGAGGTCGGGCCGCACACCAACTACCACAACCTGACGCTGCTCATCGGTCTCGTGGTGATCGCCATCGCCGTCGTCCAGGAGATCCGCGACCGCCGCCAGCAGCTCGCGTACGACCTGGACGTGCTGCCGCGCAACTTCTTCCTGCTGAAGCTGCTCGCCATCGTCGCCTGCGTCGTCGCCTTCACCATGACGCTGGCCAGCTACCACGGCGTGCCGATCGTGCTGCTCATCCTGGCCGGGCTGCTCATCGTCTTCGGCTTCGTGATGCGCAACGCGGTGATCGGCCGCCATGTGTACGCGCTCGGCGGCAACCAGGCGGCGGCGAAGCTCTCCGGCGTCAAGGACAAGCGGGTCGTCTTCCTGGTCTTCGTGAACATGGGCGTGCTCGCCGCGCTCGCGGGTGTGGTCTACGCGGCACGGCTCAACGCCGGTGTCCCGCAGGCCGGCATCAACTTCGAGCTCGAGGCCATCGCGGCCGCCTTCATCGGCGGCGCCTCCGCCACCGGCGGCGTCGGCACCGTGCTGGGCGCCATCATCGGCGGCCTGGTGCTCGGGGTGCTCAACAACGGGATGTCGCTCGTCGGCATCGGCACGGACTACCAGCAGGTCATCAAGGGCCTGGTGCTCCTGGCCGCGGTCGGCTTCGACGTCTGGAACAAGCGCAAGGTCGGTTCGTAA
- the gguA gene encoding sugar ABC transporter ATP-binding protein — translation MAGPVLEMRSITKTFPGVKALSDVTLTVAEGEVHAICGENGAGKSTLMKVLSGVYPHGSYEGEILFQGETCEFRDIRASEQRGIVIIHQELALVPYLSIAENIFLGNEHSTRGVISWNETLRHAGRLLKRVGLTDGPTTRVADIGVGKQQLVEIAKALSKEVKLLILDEPTAALNDEDSRKLLDLIMEFKEHGISCIIISHKLNEIARVADSITILRDGRTIETLDMKATDEDGHSTVTEERIIRGMVGRDLDHRFPEREPEIGEVAFAVEDWTVHHPIDQQRKVVDGVSLDVRRGEIVGIAGLMGAGRTELAMSVFGRSYGRNISGRVYLHGKEIRTRTVPEAVGHGIAYVTEDRKHYGLNLIDDISRNISLSALSKVARRGVVNQHEEARVAESFRSTMNIKTPTVFETTGKLSGGNQQKVVLSKWIFAGPEVLILDEPTRGIDVGAKYEIYTVINDLAAQGKAVVFISSELPELLGMCDRIYTMSAGRLTGEIPRESATQEVLMRHMTMDRGN, via the coding sequence ATGGCCGGACCCGTCCTCGAAATGCGCTCCATCACCAAGACCTTCCCAGGGGTCAAGGCGCTCTCCGACGTCACCTTGACTGTCGCCGAGGGCGAGGTCCACGCCATCTGCGGTGAGAACGGTGCGGGCAAGTCGACCCTGATGAAGGTGCTCAGCGGGGTCTACCCACACGGCAGTTACGAAGGGGAGATCCTCTTCCAGGGGGAGACCTGCGAGTTCCGCGACATCCGCGCGAGCGAGCAGCGCGGCATCGTGATCATCCACCAGGAGCTCGCCCTGGTGCCGTACCTGTCCATCGCCGAGAACATCTTCCTCGGCAACGAACACTCCACCCGCGGTGTCATCAGCTGGAACGAGACGCTGCGGCACGCGGGCCGGCTGCTCAAGCGGGTCGGGCTCACCGACGGGCCCACCACCCGCGTGGCGGACATCGGCGTGGGCAAGCAGCAGCTCGTCGAGATCGCCAAGGCGCTGTCCAAGGAGGTCAAGCTCCTCATCCTGGACGAGCCGACCGCCGCCCTGAACGACGAGGACAGCCGCAAGCTCCTTGACCTCATCATGGAGTTCAAGGAGCACGGCATCTCCTGCATCATCATCTCGCACAAGCTCAACGAGATCGCCAGGGTCGCCGACTCCATCACGATCCTGCGCGACGGGCGGACCATCGAGACGCTCGACATGAAGGCCACCGACGAGGACGGCCACAGCACCGTCACCGAGGAGCGGATCATCCGCGGCATGGTGGGCCGCGACCTCGACCACCGCTTCCCCGAGCGGGAGCCGGAGATCGGCGAGGTGGCCTTCGCCGTCGAGGACTGGACCGTGCACCACCCGATCGACCAGCAGCGCAAGGTCGTCGACGGGGTCTCCCTCGACGTCCGGCGCGGCGAGATCGTGGGCATCGCCGGGCTGATGGGGGCCGGCCGCACCGAACTGGCCATGAGCGTCTTCGGCCGCTCCTACGGCCGTAACATCAGCGGCCGGGTCTACCTGCACGGCAAGGAGATCCGCACCCGCACCGTCCCGGAGGCGGTGGGCCACGGCATCGCGTACGTCACCGAGGACCGCAAGCACTACGGGCTGAACCTCATCGACGACATCAGCCGCAACATCTCGCTCAGCGCCCTGTCCAAGGTCGCCCGGCGCGGCGTCGTCAACCAGCACGAGGAGGCCCGGGTCGCCGAGTCCTTCCGCTCCACGATGAACATCAAGACCCCGACGGTCTTCGAGACCACGGGCAAGCTGAGCGGTGGCAACCAGCAGAAGGTCGTCCTCAGCAAGTGGATCTTCGCCGGGCCGGAGGTCCTCATCCTCGACGAGCCCACCCGGGGCATCGACGTCGGGGCCAAGTACGAGATCTACACGGTCATCAACGACCTGGCGGCCCAGGGCAAGGCCGTCGTCTTCATCTCCTCCGAACTGCCGGAGCTGCTCGGCATGTGCGACCGCATCTACACGATGTCCGCGGGCCGGCTGACCGGGGAGATCCCGCGCGAGAGCGCGACCCAGGAAGTGCTGATGCGCCACATGACCATGGACCGAGGTAACTGA
- the chvE gene encoding sugar ABC transporter substrate-binding protein has protein sequence MRIARAARLRTTAALIATLALGATATACGQSDNTGGGGDKDGGKGGTIGIAMPTKSSERWIADGDNMVKQFQAQGYKTDLQYGDDKVENQVAQIQNMITKGDKLLVIAAIDGSALSDVLQQAHDAGIKVISYDRLILGSANVDYYATFDNYKVGQLQAGYILEKLGLQDGSKKGPFNIELFAGSPDDNNTKYFFNGAMDTLKPYIDKKQLVVKSGQTELNQVTTLRWDGATAQARMDDLLSKSYTSDDVDAVLSPYDGISRGIISALKSVSYGTGKKPLPIVTGQDAEVASIKSIIAGEQAQTVYKDTRELAKVAVQMGNAVLTGGKPETNDSKTYNNGTKVVPTYLLPPVSVDKSNYKEIVVDSGYIKESELQ, from the coding sequence ATGCGCATCGCCAGAGCCGCACGTCTGCGCACCACAGCCGCGCTGATAGCCACCCTCGCCCTCGGCGCCACCGCGACCGCCTGCGGGCAGAGCGACAACACCGGAGGCGGCGGCGACAAGGACGGTGGGAAGGGCGGCACCATCGGCATCGCCATGCCCACCAAGTCCTCGGAGCGCTGGATCGCCGACGGCGACAACATGGTCAAGCAGTTCCAGGCCCAGGGCTACAAGACCGACCTGCAGTACGGCGACGACAAGGTCGAGAACCAGGTCGCCCAGATCCAGAACATGATCACCAAGGGCGACAAGCTGCTGGTCATCGCCGCCATCGACGGCTCGGCCCTCAGCGACGTCCTGCAGCAGGCCCACGACGCGGGCATCAAGGTGATCTCCTACGACCGCCTCATCCTGGGCTCGGCGAACGTCGACTACTACGCGACCTTCGACAACTACAAGGTCGGCCAGCTCCAGGCCGGCTACATCCTCGAGAAGCTGGGCCTGCAGGACGGCAGCAAAAAGGGCCCCTTCAACATCGAGCTCTTCGCCGGCTCGCCCGACGACAACAACACCAAGTACTTCTTCAACGGCGCGATGGACACCCTCAAGCCGTACATCGACAAGAAGCAGCTGGTGGTCAAGAGCGGCCAGACCGAGCTCAACCAGGTCACCACCCTGCGCTGGGACGGCGCCACCGCCCAGGCCCGCATGGACGACCTGCTCAGCAAGTCGTACACCTCCGACGACGTGGACGCGGTGCTCTCCCCCTACGACGGCATCTCCCGCGGCATCATCTCGGCGCTGAAGAGCGTCAGCTACGGCACCGGCAAGAAGCCGCTCCCGATCGTCACCGGTCAGGACGCCGAGGTCGCCTCGATCAAGTCGATCATCGCGGGCGAGCAGGCCCAGACCGTCTACAAGGACACCCGCGAACTGGCCAAGGTCGCCGTCCAGATGGGCAACGCGGTGCTGACCGGCGGCAAGCCGGAGACCAACGACTCCAAGACCTACAACAACGGCACCAAGGTCGTCCCGACCTACCTGCTGCCGCCGGTGAGCGTCGACAAGTCGAACTACAAGGAGATCGTCGTCGACTCCGGCTACATCAAGGAGTCCGAGCTCCAGTAG
- a CDS encoding alcohol dehydrogenase catalytic domain-containing protein: protein MTVHAPRAVVLDGPGRHRIVPTGPVAPGPGEALVRVHAAGICGSDREVHAGTRPEGYVRYPVTPGHEWSGTVEAVGTGVTAGLVGRKVVGEGFRNCQVCERCHAGETTLCSAPYEETGFTQPGAMADTLTLPARLLHVLDDAADLRTAVLLEPAACVAAALLKAPAAPGERVAVVGTGTLGMLAVQFLAAVSPAELLVVGTGRDREELAASFGATRFRTAGELAAEDGKYDLVVEAAGSASAARVSAGLLRRGGRLALTGIPAPGALGLDPTDLVVRQLTVHTVFGAPPAAWAHTVRAFDAGILDPAPLITHDLPLEEYADALGLLGNRDPKVGKVLLRP from the coding sequence GTGACCGTCCACGCCCCCCGCGCCGTCGTCCTCGACGGACCCGGACGGCACCGGATCGTGCCGACCGGACCGGTCGCGCCCGGTCCGGGCGAGGCGCTGGTCCGCGTCCACGCCGCGGGCATCTGCGGCAGCGACCGGGAGGTGCACGCCGGCACCCGCCCCGAGGGGTACGTCCGCTACCCCGTCACCCCCGGCCACGAGTGGTCCGGCACGGTCGAGGCGGTCGGCACCGGGGTGACCGCCGGCCTGGTGGGCCGGAAGGTCGTCGGCGAGGGCTTCCGCAACTGCCAGGTCTGCGAGCGCTGTCACGCCGGGGAGACCACGCTGTGCAGCGCGCCGTACGAGGAGACCGGCTTCACGCAGCCCGGTGCCATGGCGGACACCCTGACGCTGCCCGCCCGGCTGCTGCACGTCCTGGACGACGCGGCCGACCTGCGCACCGCCGTGCTCCTGGAGCCGGCCGCGTGCGTGGCGGCGGCTCTGCTGAAGGCCCCGGCCGCACCGGGCGAGCGGGTGGCGGTCGTCGGCACCGGCACGCTCGGCATGCTGGCGGTGCAGTTCCTGGCCGCGGTGTCGCCGGCGGAGCTGCTGGTGGTGGGCACCGGCCGGGACCGGGAGGAGCTGGCCGCCTCCTTCGGCGCGACGCGCTTCCGCACGGCCGGCGAACTGGCCGCTGAGGACGGGAAGTACGACCTGGTGGTCGAGGCCGCCGGGTCCGCCTCCGCGGCCCGTGTGTCGGCGGGGCTGCTGCGCCGCGGCGGGCGGCTGGCGCTGACCGGCATCCCCGCGCCGGGAGCGCTCGGGCTCGACCCCACCGACCTGGTGGTGCGCCAGCTGACCGTGCACACGGTCTTCGGGGCGCCGCCCGCCGCCTGGGCCCACACCGTACGGGCCTTCGACGCCGGGATCCTGGACCCGGCGCCGCTGATCACGCACGACCTGCCGCTGGAGGAGTACGCCGACGCCCTCGGACTGCTGGGGAACAGGGATCCGAAGGTGGGGAAGGTGCTGCTGCGTCCGTGA
- a CDS encoding mandelate racemase/muconate lactonizing enzyme family protein, producing the protein MRITGISTHVVGTPWRNLTYVLVHTDEGLTGVGETRMLGHTDALLGYLREAEANHISGSDPFAVEDLVRRMKYGDYGRAGEIVMSGIAVIEMACWDIKGKALGVPVWQLLGGKVNEKVKAYANGWYTTERTPEAYHKAARAVVDRGYRALKIDPFGTGHFELDHAATTYSVSLIEAVRDAIGPEAELLVEMHGRFSPATAIRVANELAPFKPSWIEEPVPPENLKALAKVAAHTDLPIATGERIHDRYEFRELFELQAADIIQPDLGHIGGISEVRKLAATAETHYVLVAPHNVGGSVLTAASLQLAGCTPNFKILEHFNDFADSEIKKVVKGAPVVGEDGYFTLSDAPGLGVELDVDAAAEFPQQQARFDLWAEGWERRKPKGAK; encoded by the coding sequence GTGCGCATCACCGGCATCAGCACCCATGTGGTCGGTACACCCTGGCGAAATCTCACCTATGTACTCGTCCACACCGACGAGGGGCTCACGGGCGTCGGCGAGACCCGCATGCTCGGCCACACCGACGCGTTGCTCGGCTACCTCCGCGAGGCGGAGGCCAACCACATATCCGGTTCCGACCCCTTCGCGGTGGAGGACCTGGTCCGCCGGATGAAGTACGGCGACTACGGGCGGGCCGGAGAGATCGTCATGTCCGGCATCGCCGTCATCGAGATGGCCTGCTGGGACATCAAGGGCAAGGCCCTCGGCGTCCCCGTGTGGCAGCTGCTCGGCGGCAAGGTGAACGAGAAGGTCAAGGCGTACGCCAACGGCTGGTACACCACCGAGCGCACCCCGGAGGCCTACCACAAGGCCGCCCGCGCCGTGGTGGACCGCGGCTACCGCGCGCTGAAGATCGACCCCTTCGGCACCGGCCACTTCGAGCTGGACCACGCGGCCACCACCTACTCCGTCTCCCTCATCGAGGCCGTGCGCGACGCGATCGGCCCCGAGGCCGAGCTGCTGGTGGAGATGCACGGGCGGTTCAGCCCGGCGACCGCGATCCGCGTCGCCAACGAGCTGGCGCCCTTCAAGCCGAGCTGGATCGAGGAGCCGGTGCCGCCGGAGAACCTCAAGGCCCTGGCGAAGGTGGCCGCCCACACCGATCTGCCGATCGCCACGGGTGAACGCATCCACGACCGCTACGAGTTCCGCGAGCTGTTCGAACTCCAGGCCGCCGACATCATCCAGCCCGACCTCGGGCACATCGGCGGCATCAGCGAGGTCCGCAAGCTGGCCGCCACCGCGGAGACCCACTACGTGCTGGTCGCCCCGCACAACGTCGGCGGCTCCGTGCTCACCGCCGCGAGCCTTCAGCTCGCCGGGTGCACCCCCAACTTCAAGATCCTCGAGCACTTCAACGACTTCGCGGACTCCGAGATCAAGAAGGTCGTCAAGGGCGCCCCCGTGGTCGGCGAGGACGGGTACTTCACGCTCTCGGACGCGCCGGGCCTCGGTGTCGAGCTCGACGTCGACGCCGCCGCCGAGTTCCCCCAGCAGCAGGCCCGCTTCGACCTGTGGGCCGAGGGCTGGGAGCGCCGGAAGCCGAAGGGCGCCAAGTGA
- a CDS encoding GDSL-type esterase/lipase family protein, translating to MRQSLPRGVSGALIALVTLLTTALGAGCSATDGPGSTEAGAAGRAGTAKRPAQVWDTTPASLAALGDSITRAFDACGILTDCPDLSWATGSRSSVKSVATRVLNRPATESWNLAASGARMHDLPAQAEKAVALRPQQVTILMGANDACARSIDRMTPVAEYRKDFSTALRTLDSKLPKAQVFVASVPDLMRLWDVGRQNVLGRQIWKLGLCPSMLSDAESMSTAARERRQTVRERVMAYNDVLRQECARHVRCRYDGGMVFDYRFTQKELSPWDWFHPSAEGQAKLAGLVYAAAFGPNPAGG from the coding sequence ATGCGCCAGTCGCTCCCGCGCGGGGTCAGCGGCGCCCTGATCGCGCTGGTCACGCTGCTCACGACGGCACTCGGGGCCGGCTGCTCGGCCACCGACGGCCCCGGGAGCACCGAGGCCGGTGCCGCCGGGCGGGCGGGCACGGCGAAGCGCCCCGCGCAGGTGTGGGACACCACCCCCGCCTCGCTGGCCGCGCTCGGCGACTCCATCACCCGCGCCTTCGACGCCTGCGGGATCCTGACGGACTGTCCGGACCTGTCCTGGGCGACCGGCAGCCGCAGCTCCGTGAAGAGCGTGGCCACCCGGGTGCTGAACCGGCCGGCCACCGAGAGCTGGAACCTGGCGGCCAGCGGCGCCCGGATGCACGACCTGCCGGCGCAGGCCGAGAAGGCGGTCGCGCTGCGGCCGCAGCAGGTGACGATCCTGATGGGGGCCAACGACGCGTGCGCGCGCAGCATCGACCGCATGACCCCGGTGGCCGAATACCGCAAGGATTTCTCCACCGCCCTGCGCACCCTCGACAGCAAGCTACCGAAGGCCCAGGTCTTCGTCGCGAGCGTGCCCGACCTGATGCGCCTGTGGGACGTCGGCCGGCAGAACGTGCTGGGACGGCAGATCTGGAAGCTGGGCCTGTGCCCGTCGATGCTGTCCGACGCGGAGTCGATGAGCACGGCCGCCCGCGAACGGCGGCAGACCGTACGCGAAAGGGTGATGGCGTACAACGACGTGCTGCGGCAGGAGTGCGCGCGCCACGTGCGCTGCCGCTACGACGGCGGCATGGTCTTCGACTACCGCTTCACCCAGAAGGAGCTCAGCCCCTGGGACTGGTTCCACCCCAGCGCCGAGGGACAGGCCAAGCTCGCGGGGCTGGTCTACGCGGCGGCCTTCGGGCCGAACCCGGCCGGCGGCTAG
- a CDS encoding DUF3145 domain-containing protein — protein sequence MTTRGVLYVHSAPRALCPHVEWAVAGVLGVRVNLDWIRQPASPGTWRAEFSWQAEPGTASKLASALRGWHLLRFEVTAEPCATAEGERYSSTPELGIFHAVTGIHGDILIPEDRLRAALARARKGEADLETEVAKLLGKPWDDELEPFRYAGEGAPVRWLHQVV from the coding sequence GTGACGACACGTGGAGTTCTGTACGTGCACTCCGCGCCACGCGCGCTCTGCCCGCACGTCGAGTGGGCCGTCGCGGGCGTGCTCGGCGTGCGCGTGAACCTGGACTGGATCCGCCAGCCCGCCTCTCCCGGCACCTGGCGGGCCGAGTTCTCCTGGCAGGCGGAACCCGGCACCGCCTCCAAACTGGCGTCCGCGCTGCGCGGCTGGCATCTGCTGCGCTTCGAGGTCACGGCGGAGCCGTGTGCCACCGCCGAGGGGGAGCGCTACAGCAGCACGCCCGAACTCGGCATCTTCCACGCCGTCACCGGCATCCACGGGGACATCCTCATCCCCGAGGACCGGCTGCGCGCCGCGCTCGCCCGCGCCCGCAAGGGCGAGGCCGACCTGGAGACGGAAGTCGCCAAGCTGCTCGGCAAGCCGTGGGACGACGAGTTGGAGCCCTTCCGCTACGCGGGTGAGGGCGCCCCCGTGCGCTGGCTGCATCAGGTCGTCTGA